In one window of Chryseobacterium sp. JV274 DNA:
- a CDS encoding phosphoethanolamine transferase, with amino-acid sequence MLKKIIPIFLILIYLTGFLLSFPYIFDNLFGSEKLESIRSIFEYGIMFCSFLVFNALLLKNKYTSVVAVILCLLLSINFLISASCFLIYHSGFNVGMAISILESNPDEAMSMSYMFILPGILFLIFLGMLLYSVNYLKKNVVRFDAKFIIIALLWLILPFGYHLKHTYVSNKGGGKMIKNVYYHLSDFNTALNIQRDINEIKKNVPVFNIKKIQPGIENVIFIIGESERKQNMSLYGYHKKTTPYTDQQAENMMIFDNAVSPAGITNLSVPLMLSSIHPDEFRYRYDKLSYNIINLANQTGYNSFWLSTQASARGITAIASMSKNKKWVNGYDEVIVPELEKVIQKKEDKFVVLHIMGSHPNPCNRLPPNWNSENLNCYDNSIKYTDYVFNNIFRTLKNTNSVVIYASDHGLKIQGDKLLHIDSKESTQVPFFVWFGDKVPAAYRITGHETKQTQTTYIYPLIMKYMGLQPPQHYKNEGNKYLNLEMKSMEYGKLPE; translated from the coding sequence ATGCTCAAAAAAATAATTCCGATTTTTCTTATTTTAATCTATCTCACAGGTTTTCTTCTTTCTTTCCCTTATATTTTTGATAATTTATTCGGGTCAGAGAAGCTGGAAAGCATCCGGAGTATTTTTGAATATGGAATTATGTTTTGTTCTTTCCTTGTATTCAATGCGCTTCTTTTAAAAAATAAATATACTTCAGTCGTTGCTGTTATTCTGTGCTTATTATTAAGCATTAATTTTCTAATATCAGCATCGTGCTTCCTTATCTATCATTCCGGATTTAATGTAGGAATGGCCATCAGTATTCTTGAATCTAATCCAGATGAAGCAATGAGCATGTCTTACATGTTTATACTTCCGGGTATTTTGTTTTTGATTTTTCTGGGAATGTTACTATATTCTGTGAACTACCTTAAAAAAAATGTTGTCCGTTTTGATGCTAAGTTTATCATCATTGCATTACTGTGGCTTATTCTACCGTTTGGATATCATCTTAAACACACATATGTAAGCAATAAAGGGGGAGGAAAAATGATAAAGAATGTATACTACCATTTATCCGATTTCAATACAGCATTGAATATCCAGAGAGATATCAATGAAATAAAAAAGAATGTTCCTGTTTTCAATATTAAAAAAATACAGCCAGGGATTGAAAATGTAATTTTTATTATTGGAGAATCCGAAAGAAAGCAAAACATGTCATTGTATGGCTATCATAAAAAAACAACACCCTATACAGATCAGCAGGCTGAAAACATGATGATTTTTGACAATGCAGTTTCTCCTGCAGGAATTACCAACCTGAGTGTGCCTTTAATGCTGTCCAGCATTCATCCTGATGAATTCAGGTACCGTTATGACAAGCTATCCTACAATATCATCAATCTGGCTAACCAAACCGGATACAATTCTTTCTGGCTCAGCACACAGGCAAGCGCAAGAGGAATAACAGCCATTGCTTCAATGTCTAAAAATAAAAAATGGGTAAACGGCTACGATGAAGTGATTGTCCCTGAACTGGAGAAGGTCATTCAGAAAAAAGAGGATAAATTTGTAGTTCTCCACATCATGGGAAGCCACCCCAATCCATGCAACAGACTTCCTCCCAACTGGAATTCTGAGAATCTAAACTGCTATGACAACTCCATAAAATATACAGATTATGTCTTCAATAATATTTTCCGTACGTTGAAAAACACCAATTCCGTAGTGATCTATGCTTCAGATCATGGACTTAAAATACAGGGTGACAAATTACTGCATATAGACTCTAAAGAATCTACTCAGGTGCCATTTTTTGTATGGTTTGGTGATAAAGTTCCTGCAGCATATAGAATTACCGGACATGAAACTAAACAGACCCAAACGACTTATATCTATCCTCTGATTATGAAATACATGGGTCTTCAGCCTCCTCAGCATTATAAAAATGAAGGAAATAAATATTTAAACTTAGAGATGAAAAGTATGGAGTATGGAAAGCTGCCGGAGTAG